GAAGCTAGTTAAAGAAAATTTTTCTAATATGCACTGCTCATAAAATGAACATAATAGTCTCTTATAATCTAtcgataatatatatacatactgcAAATCATCACTAATGACCCCACTTGCCACTACGTATTATTAGTTGACATATATTGAACATACCCATCATCTCATATCACAATTCTGTACTATATATCATTGCTAACCACTATTCAACATTATTCCTCACTCCTAGTCGATTCAATTACTACTCGTTGCTAGTCTATTTCTATAATGTTGTTTCATCGACACTAGCGCGCTGTGCTATTTTGTGCTGAAGAGCTCCCCAAATGGTGAAGAACATTAGAGCCATAATGTGTGATCTATGGATTGTGCAAGAAGGCAACCACATGGCCAAATACATTAGATTGAAGCTCCagtattgtttgtgaagaagaaggatggatatatgagactctgtattgattacagggagttgaataagttaactatcaagaatagatatccgttgccgagaattgatgatttgtttgatcaattgcaaggatcagcgtgttactctaagatcgatttgcgatcaggttatcatcaaatgagagtaaaagagacagatataccgaagacagcattCAGGACATgctatggtcatcatgaatttattgtaatgctgtttggattgacgaacgcaccggctgtgttcatggatctcatgaaccgtgtgtgtaagccatatctagacaagtttgttattgtgtttatcgatgatattctggtatactcTAAGAACGAggaggaacatgaacaacatctccgtttgttactagagatgctcaggaaggagcagttgtacgctaaattttcaaaatgtgacttttggctgcaagaagtgcaatttttgggtcatatcgtaggtgtcaatggtatccaagttgatcctgcgaagatagagacggttaaaaaatgggagactcctaagttgcCAACACAGATACGACAGTTCTTAGGTCTCGCCAGTTATTATAGAAGaatcattgagggattttctactattgcccgaccgttaacagcattgactcacaagggtaagaagtatgaatggacatagttgcatgaagctgcattccagttgttaaaagagaagttaacgactgcaccaattttgtctttacccgaaggaactGAGGATTTCGTGGTTTACTGTGACGCatcacgacagggttttggttgcgtgttgatgcaacgtactAAAGTGATCGCTTATGGATCGCGACAGTTGAAGATACATGAGTTGAATtacacgactcacgatttagaacttggtgctgtagcctttgcactgaagatgtggagacactatctgtatggtactaagtttactgtattcacggatcacaagagtttgcagcatattttcgatcagaaaaacTTAATATGAGACAGAGGCGTTGGATCGAACTATTGAACGACTACGACTATGACATTagctaccatcctggtaaggctaatgtagtggcagatgctttgagtaggaaggagagagttaagcctattcgagttagagcattgaacttgaccCTGAGAAGTAAGGTACGTGACGCACAGTTAGAGgcgttgaaagaagagaacgttgctaACGAATCGCTTCGAGGAATCGATAAGAAGTTTATTACTCGAGATGATGGAACCCGATATTTTATCGACAGAATTTGGTtaccgaagtttggcggattaagggaactagtgctagaagaggcacacaagacgaggtattctattcaccctggatccgacaagatgtaccaagatcttaaggcactgtattggtggcctaatatgaaagctgatatcgctacttatgttggtaagtgcttgacttgtgataaagttaaggcagagcatcagaaactgTCAGGATTTttgacacagccagagattccacaatggaagtgggagaatattataatagattttatcactaagttgcctaaaatggtaggaggttatgatacgatttgggttatagttgatcatattacgaagtctgctcattttctaccgattaaggaaacggataagatggagaggttggcacagATCTACTTAAAGGAAGTAGTTTCTAGACATGGAGTGCCGCTATCTATTATTTTCgacagagatagtagatttacatctagattctggcaagctatgcaagatgccatgggaactcGTTTGGACATGAGTACAGCATCCCATCCacagactgatggtcaaagtgagagaaccattcagacactagaagacatgttaagggcatgtgttgttgactttggaattggatgggatagacatctaccattagtagagttttcttacaacaacagttatcatgcaagtataaaggcagcgccttttgaaacactgtatggcagaaagtgcagatcacctatatattggactgagttaggagatagtcagttaactggtcctgagattgtaCATGAGACGACTGAGGAGATCGCGCAGATACGAGAGAAAATGAAAATAGcgcgagatcgtcaaaagagttatgccgatattagaaggaaagatttggaatttcaggttagagacaaagttatgctcaagGTATCACCCTGAAAGGGTGTAGTACGTTTTGGCAAAATaggaaagttaagtccgaggtatattggaccgtttgagattaccgaaagaattggtCCAGTAGCGTATAAGctgaagctaccgcaagaacttagtgagattcacgatacttttcaggtttccaatttgaagaaatgtttatcaGATGAAAATTCCCTTAGACGAAGTGCAAGTTtatcctaagcttaatttcattgaagaacctgttgagattatgggtcACGAggttaagcaactaaagcaaagcagaatttcgctcgttaaggttagatggaatgcccgtagaggaccaaaATTCACGTGGGaaggtgaagatcagatgagacttaagtatccgcaactgtttcccgaggagacgactacggcaGATGAgcattaaaattttgggacgaaattttttcataacaggtgggtaatgtaacaacccgacttttcctgtttactatcgttacttgtccgttaagtatttaacggtggttacttagacttgtgtgtttaatagaattaaatacatgcttattagagagattcttaaattaatatgttatattaatttaagaacttatttcggatagcgaaataactagaaaacgttacgattaagttaatcgcctagaaagcttttcagtttacgggactcagaaaaacgacgaaataattattttcaataattattaactttaagaaaaactaatttaatttattatttatttaatgaattaaatccggtgattttgtttcaaagactagttaacgttccgtagACCCGGTACGGCTAACGAcattcgaaacggaccacgcgcgtaccaagAGTTATGCAAAAATGAGCTCGAACACACCTTATAGGGCCCTACGGCCGAACCTCACCCCCTTAATAGACCTTGCATGTTCACTAGTTCACTTAATGGGTTAAACTCTAGGCCCTAGACTAAATATAAATAGATACAAACACTTCCATTTATCCCTAAACCCCAATTTTAGTCATCACTCATCTCCCTCCACCTTGTTTTGGCCGTCGACTTCACCCACACCCACACACACTCAAACACTCAAAATTAGATCAAGTGTTGAAGCTAAAAGTTGCTGCTTTGATCGTTCTACACGCGATAGTATAAGCAATTTGATTATTAGAGGTATAATTGTTAGCCCTAGTTTTTATAAATCtgaattttgttcaattacatagcgtaatcaagtctagtgctcaattaatagtGTCTAGTGTTGCTATTTATCGTTTGATTGCGTAATTAATGTTGTATgtatgaaaaacgaatttgtttcttGTTGATCTGATTAAATTGACATGAGAACTGATATTGTAACATGTTTTAATGGAAATATatcaaaaagttattaattttagactccgattttgtgtgatttcgttatcgtatgcttaagatatgcttaatcgaagatttGACTAGGTTATGTGCGTAATCCGAATTTTATGAGTTTTATGCTTTGTTTTTTAGGTTATAAAAAGTAtactactgtattccttatgaaaatttatgcaatttagacttaagatttgcgtcaaaaggttatgtaatgctcccgttatgtcaaaacgaagatttggtttttaaagtgagctgaatcggttttcaaagttacataaaaattactagagtgaactaggaattgattgagacttttatcttctggaatatgttagtatatatgttacttgacatgttcCATTTGTATGCAAACTTGCAAGAACGTGATTTtctatgagatatatgctcgtctaagtgatatgtctgtttgatgaacaaaactggaaggtctgtaaagattgattaaactgtaTGAATTAGCTaaagagatgtctttgattattttatcactaacattttgagatgttttgagatgactccaattggccgtttgtcaaaaactattttctatatttttttgaaaaatgtttaaaaactgacgtgcgggcagaaatttctgtaatgaactatgattagaccctttctgatattggacttttatataTCGTTTGAGGctatggctggactttttggaatcaattttaagtgtagttatgatctggagttgttcataatttaatgatttatgtgctatgagctatagatgGATCTTTCTATGACATACGAATTTATAAGGcgtgctttaaggtgcaaaagtgcaatttgcttaattatgacttgtaaagtgatacttgacctaggtttgacttgttgaccatgttttcatgacctactgagatgtttgactttagttgaccactttgaccgagttgactttagggttgactttggttgacttgctttgattagttgacttttacttgttcgttgagtcagtctgagcactaggactttgcgtacactatgggttgacatggtttgacctataagtgtatactcaagatgatttacttatttaggttgtGTTGTTCAGTCGAGATAGTTCGACaaccgtacgttttgctaagaaattacgagtgcttttgctaaggtgagtctacagtccctactacatttttacaggaatgagatgcatgctttttccaaatattttacatattaggcacaagtaacttacaaagaatatacatatgagttcagatcaaaaatcccttagcttgattatattagttactttgtaaactcgacttatagggacggtaccgttaggtttgacaaacctcgcctaaaCATGACAGGCGTCTATTctattgttactcgtacacttgatcggtgtagcgccatgatagggtaaactaaagacgtgtgctcggctcacgcaaaggttaaagctttataatcaagtgctcatgataatgtatacttttcctatgatgttttctaagaaaatcttgtggcctaacttacgaaatgttttactaaacctgtagattcattcaacgttttcgttgacgttttgcatgtttcatctcaggtacttaGAGGTAGTGCTTCTGCTTAACTGAAGTTattatgctgtttgctgctagaactggacggcgtccagcatatttatcatcttcatttcaagaacaaACATTCGCATTTAAACTACTTTGTTTCGAGATGGTTTGGGTTCATATACATTAGTCGTTTATGTCAAACGTTTTCCAATTACATTTCTTTAATAAACGACTTTGAtttgataattaatgcgaatacttttcggaaacgtctcatatagagggcgtgaccgctaaactgtgggaccaggagttaatattccgttagtggattctgacggggtattacagtttACTAAATTAATTtgaaagcatatatatatatatatatatatatatatatatatatatatatatatatatatatatatatatatatatatatatacacgttttattatatcgtaagttatttacatttttagttctaacaactaaatcgtataatatttattaacgtatttcaagttattatatatacatacacatgtatatatacatatctatttacagacagttgttcgtgaatcgtcggtaatagtcaaagggtaaatgaatatgcaTAAAATAAGATAAAAATTAGAGACtgaacattacagaatttgcttatcgtgtcggaaacattcaatcatatagagaattgacttaaaataagtcaaaaattttcgggtcgtcacacatacgCAACCAAAAATCTGAAGCTTGAGATAATTTGGTGCCATGTTAAAGAGTTTTTGGAATGAAGATTAGTTGGAGAGGAGAGGAGTTGGTAGCCGATTGATTAAATAGGCATCGGCGGTAAAAGCAAGCGTCCAAATTTCAAGTGGTAATTTGGTATGAGACAAAAGAGAAAACCCGATTTCAACTATATATTAGATTTTGCATTCCGCAATACCATTATGTTCCGTAGTATGTGGGGGAGTGGTAATATGAGTAATGACGTTGGTAGTCATGTAATTCGATAGAGCCATATCCAGTGTTCAAGTATAATGTTTTTATCAGCTTTTCAAAATGTTTTTCGGCTAAAGCTTTAAACCGAATAAAAATATCTTTAGTATCAGATTTGTGTTTGAGAGGATATAGCCACATGTAGCGAGTGTAGTGATCAACAGAAACTACATAGTATCTATGACCACCGAATGACTATACGAGAAGGGTCCATAAGTCGTTATAAATGACATCAAGAGAAGCATGAGAATCAATGATATTTGAATCAAACGGCCATTTATGAATTTTATTGCATTGACAAGCATTACTATAAAGGAAAAAATCACTAGGAACATCAAGTTTTAACATAGCTACTAAAGATTTAGTAATGGATAGATATGTAATGGATAATTCACAATTGAACATGTAATTTGAGGTTGTGAACATTTGTTTAGTAATGATATGAACATCAGATAATAGTTTTATGTAATTTGTtgaatatacatgcatataagccATGTAATTTAAAAGTTCTTGGTGTTCTCGCTCTTTTTGTAGTTAAATTATTTTATAGTATAAACCATGCATATAAaccatatatttattattttagagTATATAGTAATACAACCAATAGTCAAAACTTTTGATTTTTAATGTTTCTTTTCTCAATAACAAATTTGATACAACAAAACCTTATCTTTATTAGTGATATACGTTTTGTAGAAATTGAATGTGAACAAATAATAAATCTTCATGAGATGCATATAATATATatgtttttctttttctattttaacgGCAGTTAGAAGTCACTGACGGGTCCGAATGCAATGTCAGAATTCACCCATCTGATTATTTTCTGGGACGAACATTGGAGTCCTATCGCCCTTCAGAAGAAAACCTCACGTCGAATCCATACGGACATCACGTGTGGTAAAACCCCCTCGGGTGAGTCTCCAACACATGATGTCCGTAACCTCCAAGGCCCATGATGCGGGCAGGTAAACGTCAAGGAAGTGTACATTATAGTATTATACATTTGTAACTGGAATGTAGATTTAACTTTTAAGTTCATTTTCAGTTTACAAAAGAAGGACCCCAAAGGGGTGGTTGAGTGGTTGGGTGCTTGGAAATCTTCAAAGGGGACCCAGGTTCGATCCCCACCAACATCAAATTGGGGCCTTgccttaaataaaaaaaaaaaaaaaaaagaaagaaagaaagaaaaaagttTACAAAAGAAGGATTAGAATCATGAAATACTAAAGGGGATATCTATTGCTTAGTTTGGTTAGGAGTGTTCATGAGTTCAGTTTTCGATTTTTTCTCGGTTTATTCGGTTTCCTTGGTTTTGAAAACATTAGGACCAAAACTGAAAATTGAATTCAATTTCAAAACCGAAATAGAAACTAATTTGACTTCGATTGGGACCAGAACGAGTTTTTAAATGAACGGTTTAGATTTTAggatttaggggttagggtttaggatttagggttgagggtttacggagtaaacccgaaaaccctaaaccctaaactataaatcgggggctaaatcctaaaaaaaactcaaaaaaacctCAAAAAACGTTAACAGTCATCAGGTGCATTTTAAGCTcctgttgatttttttttttttttttttttttttttttttttttttttgaatctacacAATGTGAGTAGATCacgaatatttttttattttttttaattgaaaCTCTAAtgtaaaagttataaaaatatcattttacttATCTCCTTATCCCAAAAAGGTCACTTATTCCTTGAtctcccacacacacacacacacacacacatatatatatatatatatatatatatatatatatatatatatatatatatatatatatatatatatatatagcccgtgatgttgataaatttttaAAAGTAGTTTTGGGTGGTATTAGTAACCTAACGTCTACAActtttttctcaccattaatatatttttaaatatttatatacaaattatatatttaGTAATATTTAGAAAAAATATGAGTCCATTAAAAATTTGTCATGAAACGTGTCACATGAAAATACGTTAACAAAGTCTAAAGTATATTTATTCTATGTTATCATTATAAAATAACTCTTGTATGTAAATTTCAAGGAGTATATTAGAACAAATGGTGTTGAGTTATGTGTGCGAGATTTTATCCGTTCAATAAAAGAATCAACATCTACATTCTAAATATTGTGATTGTTtatattgtatatttaatattaatatttatttaatataatgacatttgatatatatatatatatatatatatatatatatatatatatatatatatatatatatatatatatatatatatatatatatatatatatatatatacaagagctATTATATAATGATAACATAGAATAAATATAACTTAGGCTTTACTAGCGTGTTTTCATGTCACacgttccatgacaaattttcaatgaactcatattttctctaaatattacgtaaaatataatttgtatataattaaaaaatattaatggtgagaaaTAAAATAAAGTATAGacgttaagttactaacaccatcGAAAACAACTTTTAAGATTTGTCAACACGTCTCTTAAACTCTGAAATTATTGTATAGCAATAATACGATaatacaaaatacaaaaataaatggTCATGAATGAGTAGCCCAATAAACATGCACATGGATTTGTTCCCTCTCCCTACCACTTGGGGCCTGCCCTGTTTTTAATTATAAAGCCATGCTTCTTTAATAATTACACACATTAAATATACCTTTTTCTtaatttctatattttttttttcggcgaCAAAAGAAATATAAAGTTAATAATGCACATGATATAAAATTAGATTCATCTATATATACAAATTTTGTAAAACGAAACACTAGCTACATTTTAACACaacattaaaataataattatgaaaccACGAACAACATTTTTTTTGTGAAAACATAAACACATAATAAGATATGACAGTAGTAGAAGATTCATTGTTTTTTGCCATTACAAATGTTCCAAATCAACTTttgacaaatgtatatatatactatatatcaaACGTAAGTTTTCTTTCTTAAAATAAACAAAAAACCAAAACAAATCCAAACACATACAAACATTAACAGCTTGATCCATCCATGTTCGTTGATGCTTATGAAGTTGCCATTAACTTGAATCAAGATTCGGGTTTGCGTTATATGTGACTTTGACTTAGCACCTGTTCTTGCACTTCTCCATGGCTCTCGGAGCTGGAAATTAATCAAGATCAAGGTTTACTTCTGtgcgcacatatatatatatatatatatatatatatatatatatatatatatatatatatatatatatatatatatatatatatatatatatatatttgaaaggcAAGCTTACATCAGtacggaccgaagcctagtcatcatttgcacacacacacgcgatttcgggcaggaaacctgaaccacactctgaggatccaaCCCTTAAACCATCCCAAGGGGCagacgggtcggtaaaaccttccctttgagccaccttcaaggaatatatttcaattcctagagcgggtgacgtggttcgaacccgagacctctagccctgcgagtacacaagtgtaaccgcggtaccgctggaccgaagatccgttggtatatatatatatatatatatatatatatatatatatatatatatatatatatatatatatatatatatactaatcacTTTTTCCCAAATTAAAATGTCTAATATTTTTTGTGTTATTataaattaattgtctacttttataaataaataataaaactctcTAAATCGTTCAATGTATTCATTTGAAGCAAAATAAATAGTACAGTATAGGTAAGACAAAAAGTACATTATAATAAGATTTTTTTTAACTACGTATTTTTGCAAATTTGCGAAGGATTTTTTAGGTCTTCAATAGAGATTCCCCTAACAATGACATTCATCTACTTCAATTACACTTGCGAAGTGTTTAACTAATAACTACATTCATCTACTTACATCAACTAATATCGGTTAAATTACGCGCTAGTTCTTTATTTAATTTGGTTATTGCATGACATGTGACTATGAAGTTTCGTAATTAGGAGTTGCTTGGCTTACCAAGTCCAATTGCATCGGATCCTTTCATGATTCGCATTCGCTTGCAAGAATCAACAAACATTCTGCAAACAGAAGGTTATGAGCGATTAGAATCAATATCGTTTAATTTCATGATTGCATCTTGAATCCGGATCGAGAATTGAACTTACTCCCATGGGACATCACCGACTAGCATCCAGTCACCATCTTTATCTTCATAACTTGGAACATATTCAGAACTGTTGAGAAGATCCATCAATTTGCTATCATTCATAAAATCAATCATTCCCTGTGATGCATATTCTCCTGCATGTTTAATTCAAGTTATATTAAGAAAAAAGGTTTTAGAAAGTAATTAGTAATGTTTATCaacctaaaagttttaaaaagtaatGTTAGTACATTTTTACAAGTAATTATAaccattattaataaataatggttCAAGACCTAAAACCTATAATATATTTATGAATTATCAATGATTGAGTAAATAATCAGTTTACATTCATTGCATGTAAGTAGTAAATATGATCCAAGACATATATAAACTTTATGTTTATGCTACAAAAATTGCATTCATTAAAAGCCAAGTATGGGTTCTATCTTTATTCACAAGCAATCAACACCTAGTTCTTTGTATTCATCAACCTTATCCAAGTGTAAATAAATGAAAAGGATGATGAAAACTACGGAGTATAAACTAATGTATTAATTATTAATGAATGTTTAACAACGTACTCAAACGttaaattttaattatttagtACTAGTATGAATTATTACTAGTGAAATGAAGAGGTGTACGTACCCATGGTGAAGGAACTAAACATCTTGGCCAAAGCATCAGACAGTTGTTGATAACTCTTATACAACTTGAGGTCCACCTTGCGAAGATAAGGTGCCCCGTCCATCGAAACCTTCACAAATGCCGCCACGGTGCCGCCAGTGGTTGCCGCCACTACCTTCTCAGTTTCTTCATTGTTGCTCTTTTGAGCCATCACGTTCTTGCGATAGTTTCTCACCGGTGGCCATCCTACAACTTGTGCCCTATATTCCAAAATATATCaatctaaatattaattaatttaatatactAATTAGCTCATTCTTATACAttacaaaattatatataaataatgaacAAAAAGCTTCTTCAGGTTAATTTGTAACATGTAATATAAGATATGTACGATGCGTAATTATTTTTTAGAACCACAAACCTACAGTAACACATCTGTTCTAGCTAGGTTTGAACCTCAACTTATAGGTTGAATGGTTTCTCTGATACAGCTAGGTCAAGAGCCCTTAATATATTTGATAGAATGCGTAATTAAATTGGCGCGCTACAAATATTTCCTTTTCGAAATAATTTTGTTCTTATGATTTTTGTTGTAGTTGAAAGATTCACTAAGAtggttgatattttttttttttttttcaaactgatAACAGATTAAAAACCGGCcagatataaacattaaacatacatattacggagtatatatgtatacatattatttttaaccaattaaattgattAACGTATGACTTACTTAGCTGGTGGCTTGATCAAATCTTTGTTCTTGGTTGAGTGTTGCAACTTGTTATCATTCAAATGATCAGTTGAAGATGAAGACTGCTGATCATTTGGTTGAAGATTGAGCATAAGATCAACGGTCTCCAAGTAACCACGTTTTCCGGTGACCTTTGAATTAGTCTCCACCACCTCACAACCACCACCTGGCAAGCCAAGGCACAGCTCAGTTTCCTTGAGATGCAAcattttattcttttctttgcaaaTTAACAATGAAAACTTATCTCTCTTTAACACTTCCACTAGCTGCTTCTTGTTATTGCAATTAATTAAGGTAGTAACTTAAATTCTTTATTTTTATTGAATAATAATaaaagagagagaaagagagtAGAGGATTGAAATAACAAAGAGAAGTAGAAAAGAGGTTCATGTGCATATATAACAAATGGTCGCATAATCAACTGACGGATCATATGCAAACACGTGGTAGTATTTGGTGTCTAAATCTTCTAGGATCAAGGGCTTATAATTTTATAAACACTAAATTAAAATAATACAAGTGTCATAATCCGcgattaattattaatactatcttGCTTTCTTCCAAAATGATATATAGGTCTCATTATTACATATTCAAATGATTAAAGTTTAATTAGAATAAGATAAAGATTTTAAATTGACAAGGACATGACAGAAGGTTAATTGTACAGAGTCAACATATTACAATAGATGAGCCGATGTATAGGATACCGATTAGAGTTTGAATATGACCTTATCCCCATATAACCGTAATTCATTCCATAACCAATTTACGTTAATTAAGGAAACCGAACAAATGTTTGGTCTTATCATTTTGCTTGGTGAACAAAGTAAGCGTTTTAACCAAGTCAGAAAAGGGTGCATCCAATGGTATAGGCGCAAAGAAAGAGCGGCTATACCCCTGTTCTATTATTTAGTGTATAGATGTTGCGTTATGTAGTACGCAGACCAGGATTTAGATGCGTATTCTGTATAGGCATGCGAATATGCATATCATTAAATAAGATAAAGGTTTTTAATCGACAAGGACAAGACAAAAGG
This genomic window from Rutidosis leptorrhynchoides isolate AG116_Rl617_1_P2 chromosome 2, CSIRO_AGI_Rlap_v1, whole genome shotgun sequence contains:
- the LOC139893284 gene encoding auxin-responsive protein IAA14-like, giving the protein MLHLKETELCLGLPGGGCEVVETNSKVTGKRGYLETVDLMLNLQPNDQQSSSSTDHLNDNKLQHSTKNKDLIKPPAKAQVVGWPPVRNYRKNVMAQKSNNEETEKVVAATTGGTVAAFVKVSMDGAPYLRKVDLKLYKSYQQLSDALAKMFSSFTMGEYASQGMIDFMNDSKLMDLLNSSEYVPSYEDKDGDWMLVGDVPWEMFVDSCKRMRIMKGSDAIGLAPRAMEKCKNRC